A window of Excalfactoria chinensis isolate bCotChi1 chromosome Z, bCotChi1.hap2, whole genome shotgun sequence contains these coding sequences:
- the DAB2 gene encoding disabled homolog 2 isoform X1: MSTEAETTSTVNSQPEQQAPPKAQPSKKEKKKGPEKTDESLLTRFKGDGVRYKAKLIGIDDVPEARGDKMSQDSMMKLKGMAVAARSQGQHKQRIWVNISLSGIKIIDEKTGVIEHEHPVTKISFIARDVTDNRAFGYICGGEGQHQFFAIKTAQQVEPLVVDLKDLFQLIYNMKKKEEEEDKKKNEEANKTQNGSEALPAGQADKLKLGVDQMDLFGDMSTPPDVSSPTEAKEILLVDLNSEIETKQTFTKEDLFLNGITPSLPQPKPRPPFLPESSFSTNLNFFPTPNPDPFSDDPFAQPDQSAPPSFDSLKSADQKKENLSTLTSVGNGASNGDVDYFGKQFDQISNRVGRREAQTSQWPFDSKPPTARTPNGVPEREQNGFLKAPSNLFVEDPSKGVTLQNGVKLDSESNIQLLSHESITISPPPQSNKPGRGRRSVKTASNDLFSSDFFAPTTENLGVNSSAQTGLVQTNRLDLFKTSATTVPPLSGLGGLPSSWSTEIPAFTQATSVFPGSMMPTQSPGFTQQLSFGSQAVPIWSQPGSFGPTASQSSGLWAQPAQVPPARWVQPSSSVNPFQSSAFASSTLPTQTQSVLSSASTTSPPQPPPRIAPQKELSKKESDAFIALDPLGDREMKDVKEMFKDFQLTKPPAVPARRGEQQSLSEPLKPVPRQSALPLDGLFESQPKPDLFNSSSESQKQPSGPFGGSSGNPFA; encoded by the exons ATGTCTACTGAAGCTGAAACTACTTCTACTGTCAACAGCCAGCCAGAGCAACAGGCTCCACCAAAAGCACAAccttcaaagaaagaaaaaaagaaag GGCCAGAGAAGACAGATGAATCTCTCCTGACCAGATTTAAAGGAGATGGTGTAAGATACAAAGCTAAATTGATTGGAATTGATGATGTGCCCGAGGCAAGAGGAGACAAAATGAGTCAAGATTCAATGATGAAGCTGAAG GGAATGGCAGTGGCAGCTCGTTCCCAGGGTCAACACAAGCAGAGGATCTGGGTGAACATCTCTCTCTCTGGTATCAAGATCATAGATGAGAAAACTGGG GTCATAGAGCATGAGCATCCAGTAACCAAAATCTCCTTCATTGCTCGAGATGTAACAGATAATCGTGCCTTTGGCTACATTTGTGGAGGAGAAGGCCAGCACCAGTTTTTTGCCataaaaacagcacagcag GTTGAGCCTCTAGTTGTTGATCTTAAGGACCTCTTCCAACTAATATATAAcatgaagaagaaggaagaagaagaagacaagaaaaag aatGAAGAAGCAAATAAGACTCAG AATGGTAGTGAGGCACTACCTGCTGGTCAAGCTGACAAACTGAAACTG GGAGTTGACCAGATGGACTTATTTGGGGATATGTCAACACCTCCTGATGTGAGCAGTCCCACA GAAGCTAAAGAGATTCTCTTAGTGGATCTAAACTCAGAAATTGAGACCAAACAGACTTTTACAAAAGAGGATCTCTTCTTGAATGGCATCACACCTTCTCTTCCACAACCAAAGCCACGGCCACCCTTCTTGCCAGAGAGTTCTTTCTCTACCAATCTCAACTTCTTTCCCACACCTAATCCAGACCCTTTCAGTGATGATCCTTTTGCACAGCCAGACCAATCTGCACCACCTTCATTTGATTCTCTAAAATCTGCTGATCAGAAGAAGGAGAATCTGAGTACCTTAACATCGGTGGGTAATGGTGCTTCAAATGGTGATGTTGACTACTTTGGTAAACAGTTTGACCAGATATCTAATAGAGTTGGCAGACGAGAAGCACAGACAAGCCAGTGGCCATTTGACAGTAAGCCACCCACAGCAAGAACTCCAAATGGGGTACCAGAGAGAGAACAGAATGGCTTTCTTAAAGCTCCATCAAACCTCTTTGTGGAAGATCCTTCCAAAGGAGTAACTCTGCAAAATGGAGTAAAGCTGGATTCTGAAAGCAATATCCAGCTCTTGTCACATGAATCTATAACAATTAGCCCACCACCACAAAGTAACAAgccaggaagaggaaggaggtcTGTCAAG actGCCTCAAATGACTTGTTTAGCTCGGACTTTTTTGCACCAACTACAGAGAACCTTGGCGTAAATTCATCAGCACAGACAGGACTGGTGCAAACTAATCGACTGGACCTCTTCAAAACAAGTGCTACCACAGTCCCTCCACTGTCTGGCCTAG GTGGCTTGCCATCATCATGGAGTACAGAGATACCTGCCTTCACCCAGGCCACATCTGTCTTTCCTGGGTCTATGATGCCTACCCAGTCTCCAGGATTTACTCAACAACTTAGCTTTGGCTCTCAAGCAGTTCCAATCTGGAGTCAGCCTGGATCTTTTGGTCCAACAGCATCTCAGTCCTCTGGTCTCTGGGCACAGCCTGCACAGGTTCCCCCTGCTCGATGGGTACAGCCATCCAGCTCTGTAAATCCCTTCCAGAGTAGTGCGTTTGCATCTTCAACGCTACCCACTCAGACACAGTCTGTATTGTCCTCTGCGTCAACAACAAGCCCACCTCAGCCACCACCTAGAATTGCACCTCAGAAGGAGCTATCCAAGAAAGAGAGTGATGCTTTTATTGCTCTGGATCCACTTGGGGATAGAGAGATGAAAGATGTCAAGGAAATGTTCAAAGATTTTCAGCTGACAAAGCCACCTGCAGTACCAGCaaggagaggagagcagcaaagtCTTTCAG AACCACTGAAGCCTGTTCCCAGACAAAGTGCACTACCACTTGATGGCCTGTTTGAAAGTCAACCTAAACCAGACCTTTTCAATTCTTCCTCT GAATCTCAGAAACAACCTTCTGGCCCATTTGGTGGTTCTTCTGGCAACCCTTTTGCATAG
- the DAB2 gene encoding disabled homolog 2 isoform X2 gives MSTEAETTSTVNSQPEQQAPPKAQPSKKEKKKGPEKTDESLLTRFKGDGVRYKAKLIGIDDVPEARGDKMSQDSMMKLKGMAVAARSQGQHKQRIWVNISLSGIKIIDEKTGVIEHEHPVTKISFIARDVTDNRAFGYICGGEGQHQFFAIKTAQQVEPLVVDLKDLFQLIYNMKKKEEEEDKKKNEEANKTQNGSEALPAGQADKLKLGVDQMDLFGDMSTPPDVSSPTEAKEILLVDLNSEIETKQTFTKEDLFLNGITPSLPQPKPRPPFLPESSFSTNLNFFPTPNPDPFSDDPFAQPDQSAPPSFDSLKSADQKKENLSTLTSTASNDLFSSDFFAPTTENLGVNSSAQTGLVQTNRLDLFKTSATTVPPLSGLGGLPSSWSTEIPAFTQATSVFPGSMMPTQSPGFTQQLSFGSQAVPIWSQPGSFGPTASQSSGLWAQPAQVPPARWVQPSSSVNPFQSSAFASSTLPTQTQSVLSSASTTSPPQPPPRIAPQKELSKKESDAFIALDPLGDREMKDVKEMFKDFQLTKPPAVPARRGEQQSLSEPLKPVPRQSALPLDGLFESQPKPDLFNSSSESQKQPSGPFGGSSGNPFA, from the exons ATGTCTACTGAAGCTGAAACTACTTCTACTGTCAACAGCCAGCCAGAGCAACAGGCTCCACCAAAAGCACAAccttcaaagaaagaaaaaaagaaag GGCCAGAGAAGACAGATGAATCTCTCCTGACCAGATTTAAAGGAGATGGTGTAAGATACAAAGCTAAATTGATTGGAATTGATGATGTGCCCGAGGCAAGAGGAGACAAAATGAGTCAAGATTCAATGATGAAGCTGAAG GGAATGGCAGTGGCAGCTCGTTCCCAGGGTCAACACAAGCAGAGGATCTGGGTGAACATCTCTCTCTCTGGTATCAAGATCATAGATGAGAAAACTGGG GTCATAGAGCATGAGCATCCAGTAACCAAAATCTCCTTCATTGCTCGAGATGTAACAGATAATCGTGCCTTTGGCTACATTTGTGGAGGAGAAGGCCAGCACCAGTTTTTTGCCataaaaacagcacagcag GTTGAGCCTCTAGTTGTTGATCTTAAGGACCTCTTCCAACTAATATATAAcatgaagaagaaggaagaagaagaagacaagaaaaag aatGAAGAAGCAAATAAGACTCAG AATGGTAGTGAGGCACTACCTGCTGGTCAAGCTGACAAACTGAAACTG GGAGTTGACCAGATGGACTTATTTGGGGATATGTCAACACCTCCTGATGTGAGCAGTCCCACA GAAGCTAAAGAGATTCTCTTAGTGGATCTAAACTCAGAAATTGAGACCAAACAGACTTTTACAAAAGAGGATCTCTTCTTGAATGGCATCACACCTTCTCTTCCACAACCAAAGCCACGGCCACCCTTCTTGCCAGAGAGTTCTTTCTCTACCAATCTCAACTTCTTTCCCACACCTAATCCAGACCCTTTCAGTGATGATCCTTTTGCACAGCCAGACCAATCTGCACCACCTTCATTTGATTCTCTAAAATCTGCTGATCAGAAGAAGGAGAATCTGAGTACCTTAACATCG actGCCTCAAATGACTTGTTTAGCTCGGACTTTTTTGCACCAACTACAGAGAACCTTGGCGTAAATTCATCAGCACAGACAGGACTGGTGCAAACTAATCGACTGGACCTCTTCAAAACAAGTGCTACCACAGTCCCTCCACTGTCTGGCCTAG GTGGCTTGCCATCATCATGGAGTACAGAGATACCTGCCTTCACCCAGGCCACATCTGTCTTTCCTGGGTCTATGATGCCTACCCAGTCTCCAGGATTTACTCAACAACTTAGCTTTGGCTCTCAAGCAGTTCCAATCTGGAGTCAGCCTGGATCTTTTGGTCCAACAGCATCTCAGTCCTCTGGTCTCTGGGCACAGCCTGCACAGGTTCCCCCTGCTCGATGGGTACAGCCATCCAGCTCTGTAAATCCCTTCCAGAGTAGTGCGTTTGCATCTTCAACGCTACCCACTCAGACACAGTCTGTATTGTCCTCTGCGTCAACAACAAGCCCACCTCAGCCACCACCTAGAATTGCACCTCAGAAGGAGCTATCCAAGAAAGAGAGTGATGCTTTTATTGCTCTGGATCCACTTGGGGATAGAGAGATGAAAGATGTCAAGGAAATGTTCAAAGATTTTCAGCTGACAAAGCCACCTGCAGTACCAGCaaggagaggagagcagcaaagtCTTTCAG AACCACTGAAGCCTGTTCCCAGACAAAGTGCACTACCACTTGATGGCCTGTTTGAAAGTCAACCTAAACCAGACCTTTTCAATTCTTCCTCT GAATCTCAGAAACAACCTTCTGGCCCATTTGGTGGTTCTTCTGGCAACCCTTTTGCATAG